One Sphaerisporangium krabiense DNA segment encodes these proteins:
- a CDS encoding DUF5997 family protein produces MSSPKPKNTQTMKPVTAAKKLGVPLSATPAEFQAGVVSRDELNRLQSTPPAWLTDLRRNGPHTKQVIAAKLKVSVAGLIRNGVTGPLTTAEIEALKAENPEWLERERALQIEVRKEALRLKQR; encoded by the coding sequence ATGAGCTCGCCCAAACCGAAGAACACCCAGACGATGAAGCCTGTGACCGCGGCCAAGAAGCTGGGTGTGCCCCTCTCGGCCACTCCCGCCGAGTTCCAGGCGGGCGTCGTCTCCAGGGACGAGTTGAACCGGTTGCAGTCGACGCCACCCGCCTGGCTCACTGACCTGCGCCGTAACGGCCCGCACACCAAGCAGGTCATCGCCGCGAAGCTCAAGGTCTCCGTCGCCGGACTGATCAGAAACGGAGTCACCGGACCGCTCACCACCGCCGAGATCGAGGCGTTGAAAGCGGAGAACCCGGAGTGGCTGGAGCGCGAGCGGGCCCTCCAGATCGAGGTCCGCAAAGAAGCGCTCCGCCTGAAGCAACGCTAG
- a CDS encoding GNAT family N-acetyltransferase → MAELGPVAWPPARIRTERLVLREPEVRDRAALVKLFTSPEVGAYIGGPRPRDEFERALPAVPTRRPGLFVVDLDGTMIGIIEIDRRDAERPGHVRPDGGEVEVGYMFLPEAWGYGYAAEACAAALDWVADALPGEPVVLTTQTANDRSMRLAAKLGFTEVERFEEYGAEQWFGVRSSVTLSG, encoded by the coding sequence ATGGCTGAACTCGGGCCCGTCGCCTGGCCACCTGCCAGGATAAGGACCGAACGGCTCGTGCTTCGTGAGCCCGAGGTCCGAGACCGTGCGGCGCTCGTCAAGCTGTTCACCTCGCCCGAGGTGGGCGCCTACATCGGTGGGCCCCGGCCGCGTGACGAGTTCGAGCGCGCGTTGCCCGCCGTGCCCACGCGGCGCCCTGGCCTCTTCGTGGTCGATCTCGATGGGACGATGATCGGCATCATCGAGATCGACCGGCGCGACGCCGAGCGTCCGGGGCACGTCCGGCCGGATGGCGGTGAGGTCGAGGTCGGGTACATGTTCCTACCGGAGGCGTGGGGATACGGGTACGCCGCCGAGGCGTGCGCGGCGGCACTGGACTGGGTCGCCGACGCGCTGCCGGGCGAGCCGGTGGTGCTCACCACCCAGACCGCCAACGACCGCTCGATGCGCCTCGCGGCGAAGCTGGGGTTCACCGAGGTGGAGCGGTTCGAGGAGTACGGCGCCGAGCAGTGGTTCGGTGTGCGGTCCTCGGTCACGCTGTCAGGTTGA
- a CDS encoding dihydrofolate reductase family protein, with product MGTVSVFASVCVDGVMQGPGRADEDTRGGFRHGGWGVGYADEVMGRFVGGMGRAAAMLFGRRSYDDLLGYWTSVTEPNPFTEVLVGSRKYVVSREAGARLVHPNSTLLVGEAAGTVARLKGRIDGVIRVLGSGELVRSLHAAGLVDEYVLLIHPIVLGSGARLFGEGERADLMLREAVTTTTGVLVARYGVT from the coding sequence GTGGGCACGGTCAGTGTTTTCGCGAGTGTTTGTGTTGATGGGGTCATGCAGGGGCCGGGGCGGGCGGATGAGGACACCAGGGGTGGGTTTCGGCACGGGGGTTGGGGGGTCGGGTACGCCGATGAGGTGATGGGGAGGTTCGTCGGGGGGATGGGGAGGGCGGCGGCGATGCTGTTCGGGCGGCGGTCGTACGACGATCTGCTGGGGTACTGGACGTCGGTGACCGAGCCCAACCCGTTCACCGAGGTGCTGGTGGGCTCGCGGAAGTACGTCGTGTCCCGGGAGGCAGGGGCTCGGCTCGTCCATCCCAACTCCACCCTGCTGGTGGGGGAGGCGGCCGGTACCGTCGCACGGCTGAAGGGCCGGATCGACGGTGTGATCAGGGTGCTCGGGAGCGGCGAGTTGGTGCGGTCGCTGCATGCGGCGGGGCTGGTCGACGAGTATGTCCTGCTGATTCACCCGATCGTGCTCGGCTCGGGCGCGCGGCTGTTCGGTGAAGGAGAACGTGCCGACCTGATGCTGCGAGAGGCGGTCACCACCACGACCGGTGTGCTGGTCGCGCGCTACGGGGTCACGTGA
- a CDS encoding YciI family protein, producing the protein MRYMLLFHYGEASEESIGAEAMAAGMRAMASYAATLEQAGILVSGQVLRPSISSTTLTLVDGEPRIQDGPFADTKEQLGGVIVIDVPDLDAALEWARQAPPLAWGAVEVRPGAVHIEGGTWVASS; encoded by the coding sequence ATGCGGTACATGCTGCTGTTTCATTACGGCGAGGCGAGCGAGGAGTCGATCGGGGCCGAGGCGATGGCCGCGGGGATGCGGGCCATGGCCAGTTACGCCGCGACGCTGGAGCAGGCCGGGATTCTGGTGAGCGGCCAGGTGCTGCGACCGTCGATCAGTTCGACCACGCTCACGCTGGTCGACGGGGAACCGCGGATCCAGGACGGGCCGTTCGCCGACACCAAGGAGCAACTCGGGGGCGTGATCGTCATCGACGTGCCGGATCTGGACGCCGCCCTGGAGTGGGCGCGGCAGGCGCCGCCGCTGGCGTGGGGCGCCGTCGAGGTCCGGCCCGGTGCCGTGCACATCGAGGGCGGGACGTGGGTCGCGTCATCGTGA
- a CDS encoding RNA polymerase sigma factor: MGRVIVTGETAAHVAERTARASYGRLVALLAAPAGDLQLAEDTLAHAFEQALTTWPRDGVPDNPEGWLLTVARNRQRDLWKSAAHRRNQPLEAATDAVEPLNDLEPDRIPDRRLALLFVCAHPAIAAGVRTPLMLQAVLGFDAAQIARAFAVPAGTMSQRLVRAKRRIRDAGIPFVVPGRQAMPERLPPVLEAVYGCYALAFSERGEGTSVAGEARYLAVTIAGLLGDAPEAWALAALLTLASARATTPGDRYLPLQDQDPGEWDRDLIAEGESYLRLAERPGQAPGRFQLEAAIQAVHCDRARSGATDWDTLCTLYTALVAIAPSLGSRVAYAAVLGRTRSPQMGLSVLEALPVERERFQPYHAAHGDLLARLGRHEDAVAAYTRASMLSTDPAVRTFLERRAEELSR, encoded by the coding sequence GTGGGTCGCGTCATCGTGACCGGGGAGACGGCCGCGCACGTCGCCGAGCGCACCGCGCGGGCGTCCTACGGCCGGCTGGTCGCCCTGCTGGCCGCGCCGGCCGGCGACCTCCAGCTCGCGGAGGACACGCTGGCGCACGCGTTCGAGCAGGCTCTGACCACGTGGCCGCGCGACGGTGTACCGGACAACCCTGAAGGCTGGCTGCTGACGGTCGCGCGCAACCGGCAGCGGGATCTGTGGAAGTCCGCCGCGCACCGCCGCAACCAGCCGCTGGAGGCGGCCACCGACGCCGTCGAGCCACTGAATGACCTCGAACCGGACCGGATCCCCGACCGGCGGCTGGCCCTGCTGTTCGTCTGCGCTCACCCGGCCATCGCCGCCGGCGTCCGTACCCCGCTGATGTTGCAGGCCGTGCTCGGGTTCGACGCCGCCCAGATCGCGCGGGCCTTCGCCGTGCCCGCCGGGACGATGTCGCAACGGCTGGTGCGGGCCAAGCGGCGGATCAGGGACGCCGGAATTCCCTTCGTCGTTCCCGGGCGGCAGGCGATGCCCGAGCGGCTGCCGCCGGTGCTCGAGGCGGTGTACGGCTGCTACGCGCTGGCCTTCTCTGAGCGGGGCGAGGGGACGTCGGTCGCGGGGGAGGCCCGGTACCTGGCCGTCACGATCGCCGGGCTGCTCGGCGACGCGCCCGAGGCGTGGGCGCTGGCGGCGCTGCTCACCCTGGCCTCGGCGCGTGCCACGACACCCGGCGACCGGTATCTGCCGTTGCAGGACCAGGACCCGGGCGAGTGGGACCGTGACCTCATCGCCGAGGGTGAGTCCTATCTCCGGCTGGCCGAGCGTCCCGGCCAGGCGCCCGGGCGGTTTCAGCTGGAGGCGGCGATCCAGGCGGTCCACTGCGATCGGGCCCGGAGCGGCGCCACCGACTGGGACACCCTGTGCACGCTTTACACCGCTCTGGTCGCGATCGCGCCGAGCCTGGGCAGCCGGGTGGCCTACGCCGCCGTGCTGGGCCGTACCCGTTCGCCGCAGATGGGCCTGTCGGTGCTGGAGGCGTTGCCCGTCGAACGGGAACGGTTCCAGCCCTATCACGCGGCACACGGGGACCTGCTCGCCCGGCTCGGCCGGCACGAGGACGCGGTCGCGGCCTACACCCGAGCGTCCATGCTCAGCACGGACCCGGCCGTCCGGACCTTCCTCGAACGACGCGCCGAGGAGCTGTCCCGCTGA
- a CDS encoding family 20 glycosylhydrolase has protein sequence MSETPLPTWRSRHRSIPAALSAVLAATLSISPAGTAEASASPARPVAVAAAAAPVNLALAGTATASSVELDRDTFVAAHVNDGDTNTRWSSKYQDDNWVQVKLAQPSVVDHVTLTWPNACARDFVLQTSTNGTTWTDVATLQRGTCPRTDVIEVRSTTPVSHVRMQGRKRWAGYGYSISEFQIWDSPPAPPAPTLGLLPKPVSVQENGGTPYTLNRDTRVVALGAGAQAPAGYLARLLRPSTGYALPVVGTEAGPAPIVIDVGPGKGPAGQGAEGYKLTVAAGRVLISADTPNGALNGVQTLRQLFPQWLESDTVVTAPWTAPTVTITDYPRFPHRGMMLDVARSFYPVNEVKAYIDSAAQFKINRLHLHLTDDQGWRIALDDPRSNPSGIDYGLLTEVSGGTAMTDRGTEPGITGYYTKADYAEIVRYAGENGMTVIPEIDMPGHTNAALHAVPQLNTAGARPQLQPGQSTVPANGTGAVGYSSLDANSDVTYEFAERVLTQIAAMTPGPYLHIGGDEAHVTSHADYTKMVNAFTQKIASLGKTVVGWNEYAGTALPQNKAVVQFWTGDLTAVANAVNNRGAKVILSPAPNTYVPQKQDSRQPQGGTWACGGVCGLDRHYNWNPGAFVPGVAESNVLGVESALWGEFIRRLGQAQYYSFPRLIATAEAGWTPQAQRDYADFRTRLSKAGGRLTVQGTNFFPTADVAWRTEALGAPVTVRTGQQAGATWTVTAPGAASADLVATVVWSDGVQENLTPTTTREASIPDMRINDAFTARSNRTFTQPGTYTGTLSVRLPGQAPVEGRLTVTVSAGT, from the coding sequence ATGTCGGAAACCCCCCTGCCAACCTGGCGGTCGAGACACCGCTCGATCCCCGCCGCCCTGTCGGCCGTCCTGGCCGCGACGCTGTCGATCTCCCCCGCCGGCACGGCAGAGGCGTCCGCGTCGCCTGCCCGGCCTGTCGCCGTCGCCGCCGCGGCGGCCCCGGTCAACCTGGCCCTCGCCGGCACGGCCACCGCCTCCAGCGTCGAGCTGGACCGCGACACCTTCGTCGCGGCGCACGTCAACGACGGTGACACGAACACCCGCTGGTCGTCGAAGTACCAGGACGACAACTGGGTGCAGGTCAAGCTGGCCCAGCCGTCCGTCGTCGACCACGTCACCCTCACCTGGCCCAACGCCTGCGCCCGCGACTTCGTCCTGCAGACCTCGACCAACGGCACCACCTGGACCGACGTCGCCACGCTGCAACGCGGCACCTGCCCCAGGACCGACGTCATCGAGGTGCGGTCCACGACGCCCGTCTCCCATGTCCGGATGCAGGGCCGCAAGCGCTGGGCGGGCTACGGGTACTCCATCTCCGAGTTCCAGATCTGGGACTCCCCGCCCGCGCCGCCCGCCCCGACGCTCGGCCTGCTGCCCAAACCGGTCTCGGTCCAGGAGAACGGCGGCACACCGTACACGCTGAACAGGGACACGCGCGTCGTCGCGCTCGGAGCCGGAGCCCAGGCGCCCGCGGGGTACCTCGCCAGGCTGCTCCGTCCGTCGACGGGATACGCCCTGCCCGTCGTCGGGACGGAAGCAGGGCCCGCGCCCATCGTCATCGACGTCGGACCGGGCAAGGGACCCGCAGGCCAGGGGGCCGAGGGATACAAGCTCACCGTCGCCGCCGGTCGCGTCCTCATCAGCGCGGACACGCCCAACGGCGCGCTCAACGGCGTGCAGACGCTGCGCCAGTTGTTCCCGCAGTGGCTGGAGTCCGACACCGTCGTCACCGCCCCGTGGACGGCGCCCACGGTGACGATCACCGACTACCCGCGTTTCCCGCACCGCGGGATGATGCTCGACGTCGCCCGCAGCTTCTATCCGGTGAACGAGGTCAAGGCGTACATCGACTCGGCGGCACAGTTCAAGATCAACCGTCTCCACCTGCACCTGACCGACGACCAGGGATGGCGCATCGCGCTGGACGACCCGCGGAGCAACCCGTCCGGCATCGACTACGGGCTGCTCACCGAGGTGAGCGGCGGCACCGCGATGACGGACCGGGGCACCGAGCCCGGCATCACCGGCTACTACACCAAGGCCGACTACGCCGAGATCGTCCGTTACGCCGGCGAGAACGGCATGACGGTGATCCCCGAGATCGACATGCCCGGCCACACCAACGCCGCGCTGCACGCCGTCCCGCAGCTCAACACCGCGGGCGCCCGGCCACAGCTCCAGCCGGGACAGTCGACCGTGCCCGCCAACGGCACCGGGGCGGTCGGCTACTCGTCACTGGACGCGAACAGCGACGTGACCTACGAGTTCGCCGAGCGCGTCCTCACCCAGATCGCCGCGATGACACCCGGGCCGTACCTGCACATCGGCGGGGACGAGGCGCACGTCACGAGCCACGCCGACTACACGAAGATGGTCAACGCCTTCACGCAGAAGATCGCGTCCCTCGGCAAGACCGTCGTCGGCTGGAATGAGTACGCCGGGACCGCGCTGCCGCAGAACAAGGCCGTCGTGCAGTTCTGGACCGGGGACCTGACGGCCGTCGCCAACGCGGTGAACAACCGCGGCGCCAAGGTGATCCTCTCCCCCGCGCCCAACACCTACGTGCCCCAGAAGCAGGACTCCCGCCAGCCCCAGGGCGGCACGTGGGCCTGCGGCGGGGTCTGCGGCCTGGATCGCCACTACAACTGGAACCCCGGCGCGTTCGTCCCCGGCGTCGCCGAGTCCAACGTGCTGGGCGTCGAGTCCGCCCTATGGGGCGAGTTCATCCGGCGCCTCGGCCAGGCGCAGTACTACAGCTTCCCCCGCCTCATCGCCACCGCCGAGGCCGGATGGACCCCGCAGGCACAGCGCGACTACGCCGACTTCAGAACGCGCCTGTCCAAGGCCGGCGGCCGCCTGACCGTCCAGGGAACGAACTTCTTCCCCACCGCGGACGTGGCGTGGCGGACGGAGGCGCTCGGCGCCCCGGTGACCGTCAGGACCGGCCAGCAGGCCGGGGCGACCTGGACCGTCACCGCCCCGGGAGCCGCGTCCGCCGACCTCGTGGCGACCGTCGTCTGGAGCGACGGCGTGCAGGAGAACCTCACCCCGACGACCACCCGGGAGGCGAGCATCCCCGACATGCGGATCAACGACGCCTTCACCGCGAGATCCAACCGGACCTTCACCCAGCCGGGAACGTACACGGGAACACTCTCGGTCCGCCTGCCCGGTCAGGCTCCGGTCGAAGGGCGCCTGACGGTCACCGTCTCCGCCGGCACCTGA
- a CDS encoding sulfatase-like hydrolase/transferase — MTTPRNVLFLMTDQHRVDTLGCYGNPVVRTPALDDLAAQGARFDRFYTPTAICTPARASLFTGLHPFRHGLLVNPERNGGARDEVADDQPVLPAPMRAAGYNLGHVGKWHIGRERGPEFYSMDGEHLPGALNPFHHPSYERWLKENGHPPFAVRDPVFGKAPNDSGRGHLIAGRLLQPAEATVEAFLTDRTLELLERYARDFHDGGRPFMLSCHFYGPHLPYLIPDAYYDMYDPEQVPLPESMAETFAGKPDVQRRYAEYWSADHFDADAWRKLIAVYWGYVTLIDDQVGRIVAALREHGLWDDTAVIFTADHGEFTGAHRLNDKGPAMYEDIYRIPGIVRVPGAPPWVVDEFATLVDLNPTILELAGLPPQDPCDGESLIPLVNGEPVDGRTEVVAEFHGHHFPYSQRMLRDHRHKLVFNPESVHELYDLESDPHELHNVYTAPAYAAVRRDLTVRLYRELLRRGDPAYTWMSYMSDIGENRAPDVDGVADEVA, encoded by the coding sequence GTGACCACCCCACGCAACGTCCTCTTCCTGATGACCGACCAGCACCGGGTCGACACGCTTGGCTGCTACGGCAACCCGGTGGTGCGCACCCCGGCGCTGGACGACCTGGCCGCGCAGGGCGCCCGCTTCGACCGCTTCTACACGCCCACCGCGATCTGCACGCCCGCGCGGGCGTCCCTGTTCACCGGCCTGCACCCGTTCCGGCACGGCCTGCTCGTCAACCCCGAGCGCAACGGCGGCGCCCGCGACGAGGTCGCCGACGACCAGCCGGTCCTGCCCGCGCCGATGCGCGCGGCCGGGTACAACCTCGGGCACGTCGGGAAGTGGCACATCGGCCGTGAGCGTGGACCCGAGTTCTACTCCATGGACGGCGAGCACCTGCCCGGTGCGCTCAACCCGTTCCACCACCCCTCCTACGAGCGCTGGCTCAAGGAGAACGGCCACCCGCCCTTCGCGGTGCGGGACCCGGTCTTCGGCAAGGCCCCCAACGACTCCGGGCGCGGCCACCTGATCGCCGGGCGGCTCCTCCAGCCGGCCGAGGCGACCGTCGAGGCGTTCCTGACCGACCGCACGCTGGAACTGCTGGAGCGCTACGCCCGCGACTTCCACGACGGCGGCAGGCCCTTCATGCTCTCCTGCCACTTCTACGGCCCGCATCTGCCGTACCTGATCCCCGACGCGTACTACGACATGTACGACCCCGAGCAGGTGCCGCTGCCGGAGTCGATGGCCGAGACCTTCGCCGGCAAGCCCGACGTGCAGCGCCGCTACGCCGAGTACTGGTCGGCCGACCACTTCGACGCCGACGCCTGGCGCAAGCTGATCGCGGTCTACTGGGGCTACGTCACGTTGATCGACGACCAGGTCGGCCGGATCGTCGCCGCGCTGCGCGAGCACGGGCTCTGGGACGACACCGCCGTGATCTTCACCGCCGACCATGGTGAGTTCACCGGGGCCCACCGGCTCAACGACAAGGGCCCGGCGATGTACGAGGACATCTACCGCATTCCCGGCATCGTCCGCGTCCCCGGCGCCCCGCCCTGGGTCGTCGACGAGTTCGCCACGCTGGTCGACCTCAACCCGACGATCCTGGAGCTGGCCGGGCTACCGCCGCAGGACCCCTGCGACGGCGAGAGCCTGATTCCGCTGGTGAACGGCGAACCGGTGGACGGGCGAACCGAGGTGGTCGCGGAGTTCCACGGCCACCACTTCCCCTACTCTCAGCGCATGCTCCGGGACCACCGCCACAAGCTGGTGTTCAACCCCGAGAGCGTGCACGAGCTGTACGACCTGGAGAGCGACCCGCACGAACTGCACAACGTCTACACCGCTCCCGCCTACGCCGCCGTACGGCGCGACCTCACCGTGCGGCTCTACCGCGAGCTGCTGCGCCGCGGCGATCCGGCCTACACCTGGATGAGTTACATGTCCGACATCGGCGAGAACCGCGCTCCCGACGTCGACGGCGTCGCCGACGAGGTCGCCTGA
- a CDS encoding aliphatic sulfonate ABC transporter substrate-binding protein: protein MRRPRRLAAAFTAALALLISAACGSSGNGTGAAEPKTVRFGYIADFAGAAVLATADKQGLWAKHGLKPDLKVFTNGPLQIQALGSGDIDFGYIGSGATWLPASGKAKIIAPNMLGQADRIVTHADSGITSVAALKGKKIGVPEGTSGDMILQLALKEAGLTVKDVQKVNMDPSTVVTAFSAKQIDAAAIWYPLIDTIKKNAPGLVELTKSEDYYPRLSFPSSFVARNELVADDTATVTKVLKVIQEADDWIAANTAEAETLTATFLKVPAEQFKGAAAVTKILPTAELVKLTEDGSVAGWYKGLADIFVAMGKLPQSPDPATYFTADLYKSARSG from the coding sequence ATGAGGCGTCCTCGCAGGCTGGCCGCGGCTTTCACCGCGGCGCTTGCCCTTCTCATCTCCGCCGCCTGCGGTTCCTCCGGCAACGGGACGGGCGCCGCGGAACCTAAGACGGTGAGGTTCGGCTACATCGCCGACTTCGCCGGCGCCGCCGTACTGGCCACGGCCGACAAGCAGGGCCTGTGGGCCAAGCACGGCCTGAAGCCCGACCTGAAGGTCTTCACCAACGGACCACTGCAGATCCAGGCGCTCGGCTCGGGTGACATCGACTTCGGCTACATCGGCTCCGGCGCGACCTGGCTGCCGGCCAGTGGCAAGGCGAAGATCATCGCACCGAACATGCTCGGCCAGGCCGACCGGATCGTCACCCACGCCGACTCCGGGATCACCTCCGTCGCCGCTCTGAAGGGCAAGAAGATCGGCGTGCCCGAGGGCACCTCGGGCGACATGATCCTGCAGCTCGCGCTCAAGGAGGCCGGCCTGACCGTCAAGGACGTGCAGAAGGTCAACATGGACCCGAGCACGGTGGTCACCGCCTTCTCCGCCAAGCAGATCGACGCCGCGGCCATCTGGTACCCGTTGATCGACACGATCAAGAAGAACGCGCCCGGCCTGGTCGAACTGACCAAGAGCGAGGACTACTACCCGCGGCTCAGCTTCCCCAGCTCCTTCGTCGCCCGCAACGAGCTGGTCGCCGACGACACCGCGACGGTGACCAAGGTGCTCAAGGTCATCCAGGAGGCCGACGACTGGATCGCGGCCAACACCGCCGAGGCGGAGACCCTGACCGCCACGTTCCTGAAGGTCCCGGCCGAGCAGTTCAAGGGCGCCGCCGCGGTCACGAAGATCCTGCCCACCGCCGAGCTGGTCAAGTTGACCGAGGACGGGTCGGTCGCCGGCTGGTACAAGGGCCTGGCCGACATCTTCGTCGCCATGGGCAAGCTGCCCCAGTCCCCCGACCCCGCCACCTATTTCACCGCCGACCTGTACAAGTCGGCGCGCTCCGGATGA
- a CDS encoding ABC transporter ATP-binding protein encodes MNSKKISFQGVSKSFPLKDTDFVALSEVSLDIADREFVTVVGPSGCGKSTLMGMAAGLIDPGTGQILIDGRPVAGPGPDRGVIFQQYALFPWLTVRKNVEFGLKLSAISPEERRGRAQRAIDLVGLADFADALPKTLSGGMKQRCAIARAYAVNPEVLLMDEPFGALDALTRVQLQDQLLRTWSQERRTVMFITHDVDEAVYLANRVVVMAARPGRIYKVIDVDLPYPRTEEIRLSPEFGRIRNEVWHSVYHQAPAAPAA; translated from the coding sequence ATGAACAGCAAGAAGATCTCCTTCCAGGGCGTGTCGAAGAGCTTCCCGCTCAAGGACACCGACTTCGTCGCGCTCAGCGAGGTCTCCCTGGACATCGCCGACCGCGAGTTCGTGACCGTCGTCGGGCCGTCCGGCTGCGGCAAGAGCACACTGATGGGCATGGCGGCCGGGCTGATCGACCCCGGTACCGGCCAGATCCTCATCGACGGACGTCCGGTCGCCGGACCCGGGCCGGACCGCGGCGTGATCTTCCAGCAGTACGCCCTCTTCCCCTGGCTGACCGTACGCAAGAACGTCGAGTTCGGCCTCAAGCTCTCCGCGATCTCTCCCGAGGAGCGGCGTGGGCGGGCCCAGCGGGCGATCGACCTGGTCGGCCTGGCCGACTTCGCCGACGCGCTGCCGAAGACCCTGTCCGGCGGCATGAAACAGCGCTGCGCCATCGCCCGGGCCTACGCGGTGAACCCGGAGGTCCTGCTCATGGACGAGCCCTTCGGGGCTCTGGACGCGCTGACCCGTGTGCAGCTGCAGGACCAGCTCCTGCGCACCTGGAGCCAGGAGCGCAGGACCGTCATGTTCATCACCCACGACGTCGACGAGGCGGTCTACCTGGCCAACCGGGTGGTCGTCATGGCGGCGCGACCCGGGCGGATCTACAAGGTCATCGACGTCGACCTGCCCTACCCGCGGACCGAGGAGATCCGGCTGTCGCCGGAGTTCGGGCGCATCCGCAACGAGGTCTGGCACTCGGTCTATCACCAGGCGCCGGCCGCGCCGGCCGCCTGA
- a CDS encoding ABC transporter permease, translating to MTAVTVPDTPTPTPRRRRARGPVRGIALNVIAVVLGLGIWTLLSRSGIQGLTGPVDVAVRGAELIADGTLPADILASLRRVFTGFALGTALAVPVGFLMGWYGTARGLIEPYVQFFRTIPPLAIIPLAILLMGIGETPKIFVIFLAAFLSSVVATFQGVMDVDKTLINAARVLGASDRVIFLKVVVPASTPFIIVGMRIGLGAAWGTLVAAELIAAQEGLGYRMQQAQLYYDLPTIFVGLISIGVLGLAMDRLLLLAERRLTGWQERR from the coding sequence ATGACCGCCGTGACCGTTCCCGACACCCCCACCCCCACTCCCAGACGCCGCCGGGCGCGCGGGCCGGTCCGCGGCATCGCCCTCAACGTGATCGCCGTGGTGCTGGGCCTCGGAATCTGGACCCTGCTGTCCAGATCCGGCATCCAGGGACTCACGGGTCCCGTCGACGTGGCCGTCCGAGGCGCCGAGCTGATCGCGGACGGCACCCTCCCGGCCGACATCCTCGCCAGCCTGCGCCGGGTCTTCACCGGCTTCGCGCTGGGGACCGCGCTCGCCGTCCCGGTCGGCTTCCTCATGGGCTGGTACGGCACCGCCCGCGGCCTCATCGAGCCTTACGTCCAGTTCTTCCGCACCATCCCGCCGCTGGCGATCATCCCGTTGGCGATCCTGCTGATGGGCATCGGCGAGACCCCCAAGATCTTCGTCATCTTCCTGGCGGCCTTCCTGTCCAGCGTGGTGGCGACCTTCCAGGGGGTGATGGACGTGGACAAGACCCTGATCAACGCCGCCCGCGTGCTGGGCGCCTCCGACCGGGTCATCTTCCTGAAGGTCGTGGTCCCGGCCTCCACTCCGTTCATCATCGTCGGCATGCGCATCGGTCTCGGCGCGGCGTGGGGCACCCTGGTCGCCGCCGAACTGATCGCCGCCCAGGAGGGGCTGGGCTACCGGATGCAGCAGGCCCAGCTCTACTACGACCTTCCGACGATCTTCGTCGGTCTGATCAGCATCGGCGTGCTCGGTCTGGCCATGGACCGCCTACTGCTCCTGGCCGAGCGTCGCCTCACCGGATGGCAGGAACGCCGATGA
- a CDS encoding formylglycine-generating enzyme family protein → MTSCCSPGREPARTPVTVPAPPYRIGLTAEAVASPGRHDPAAPPEGMVTIPGGTFLMGGEDPDGWAADGEGPVREVTLRPFLIDAMCVTNAEFARFAEDTGYRTEAERFGWSYVFHLFADRRHAIDGHVPGAPWWLAVTGATWRSPEGPGSAVASRQDHPVVHVSWNDAAAYAAWAGKRLPTEAEWEMAARGGLARARYPWGNELTPDGAHRCNIWQGRFPHADTAEDGYAGTAPVDAFLPNGYGLYNTSGNVWEWCADRWSTDWHTAGSSRTRIDPQGPPAGTARVVRGGSHLCHDSYCNRYRVAARTGNTPDSSTGHTGFRCAATPRRVFA, encoded by the coding sequence ATGACCAGCTGCTGCTCCCCCGGGAGGGAACCCGCGCGGACACCTGTGACGGTCCCGGCGCCCCCGTACCGGATCGGCCTCACCGCCGAGGCGGTCGCGTCTCCGGGCCGCCACGACCCCGCGGCGCCCCCGGAGGGCATGGTGACCATCCCGGGCGGGACGTTCCTCATGGGCGGCGAGGATCCGGACGGCTGGGCGGCCGACGGGGAAGGACCCGTCCGGGAGGTGACGCTGCGCCCGTTCCTGATCGACGCGATGTGCGTGACCAACGCGGAGTTCGCCCGGTTCGCCGAGGACACCGGGTACCGGACGGAGGCCGAACGGTTCGGCTGGTCCTACGTCTTCCATCTCTTCGCCGACCGCCGCCACGCCATCGACGGCCACGTGCCCGGCGCCCCGTGGTGGCTGGCGGTCACCGGCGCGACCTGGCGTTCCCCCGAGGGCCCCGGCTCCGCCGTCGCCTCCCGGCAGGACCACCCCGTGGTCCACGTCTCCTGGAACGACGCCGCCGCCTACGCCGCCTGGGCGGGCAAGCGCCTGCCCACCGAGGCCGAGTGGGAGATGGCCGCCCGCGGCGGACTGGCGCGGGCCCGCTATCCCTGGGGGAACGAGCTGACGCCGGACGGTGCGCACCGGTGCAACATCTGGCAGGGCCGTTTCCCGCACGCCGACACCGCCGAGGACGGCTACGCGGGAACCGCTCCGGTCGACGCCTTCCTCCCCAACGGCTACGGCCTGTACAACACCTCGGGCAACGTCTGGGAGTGGTGTGCCGACCGGTGGAGCACCGACTGGCACACGGCCGGATCGTCCCGGACCCGGATCGACCCGCAGGGCCCTCCGGCGGGCACGGCCCGCGTGGTGCGCGGCGGCTCGCACCTGTGCCACGACTCCTACTGCAACCGCTACCGTGTGGCCGCCCGCACGGGGAACACCCCCGACTCCTCCACCGGCCACACCGGCTTCCGCTGCGCCGCCACCCCGCGACGCGTCTTCGCGTGA